A section of the Humulus lupulus chromosome 2, drHumLupu1.1, whole genome shotgun sequence genome encodes:
- the LOC133814326 gene encoding uncharacterized protein LOC133814326, whose amino-acid sequence MSLGGMVQPAAMGQVADVSCVYCGDGHTFDSCPSNPASVCYLGNQNSQAASLRNLETQLGQLANELRNRPQGTLPSDTENPRKDGKEHCKVVTLRSGKNVELTEDNCARNSEPTSIQSSGDKGDKAVKSKILNDEPEAIAAAIPPQNATGEHISKPPPPFPQRFQRQQQDSQFRRFLDVLKQLHINIPLVEALEKMPNYVKFLKDILTKKRRLGEFETVALTEGCSAILKSKIPPKLKDPGSFTIPCSIGGRDVGRALCDLGASINLMPMSIFKKLGIGEARPTTVTLQLADRSMAHPEGKIEDVLLQVDKFIFPADFIILDYEADKDVPIILGRPFLATRRTLIDVQKGELTMRVNDQQVTFNLFNAMKFLDEVEECSRLSVIESIVAEKFHKEACKDGVGVRSLEEIESLSEEEESQVTWVESKQPFAKFRRPFESLNLSEGNFKPPKPSIQEPPKLELKPLPSHLKYAYLRDNETLPVIISAMLGAEKESLCWLF is encoded by the exons atgagtttggggggaatggtacaaccaGCTGCTATGGGCCAAGTGGCAGATGtttcttgtgtttattgtggagatgggcacacaTTTGACAGCTGTCCATCAAATCCTGCATCAGTTTGTTACTTGGGGAATCAGAAT AGTCAAGCGGCATCCTTGAGGAATCTAGAAACTCAGTTGGGGCAGCTTGCTAATGAACTACGGAATAGACCACAAGGCACTTTGCCTAGTGATACAGAAAATCCAAGAAAagatggcaaggagcattgcaaggtGGTTACTTTGAGGAGTGGCAAAAATGTGGAATTAACTGAGGATAATTGTGCTAGGAACagtgagcccacttcaatccaaagtagtggGGACAAAGGAGACAAAGCTGTGAAATCAAAAATTTTAAATGATGAACCTGAagcaattgctgcagcaattcctccGCAAAATGCTACAGGAGAGCATATaagcaagccacctccaccatttcctcaacGCTTTCAAAGGCAGCAACAAGATAGTCAATTCAGGagatttttagatgttttgaaaCAACTTCACATCAATATACCGTTGGTGGAAGCATTGGAGAAAATGCCCAATTATGTGAAGTTTTTGAAAGATATTTTGACTAAAAAGAGGAGGCTTGGTGAATTTGAAACAGTGGCGTTGACTGAAGGTTGTAGCGCTATATTGAAGAGtaaaattcctcctaaattgaAGGATCCGGGCAGCTTCACAATTCCTTGTTCTATTGGTGGTAGAGACGTTGGTAGAGCACTTTGTGACTTGGGGGCtagtatcaatttgatgcccatgtcaaTTTTTAAGAAGTTGGGGATTGGAGAAGCAAGACCAACCACAGTCACTTTGCAATTAGCGGATCGTTCTATGGCACACCCggaaggaaaaattgaagatgtACTTTTGCAAGTTGATAAATTCATTTTTCCAGCTGATTTCATCATCCTTGATTATGAAGCGGATAAAGATGTTCCTATTATCTTGGGTAGGCCATTTCTGGCTACCCGGAGGACCTtgattgatgtacaaaaaggggAGCTTACTATGCgggtgaatgaccaacaagtGACTTTCAACTTGTTCAATGCTATGAAGTTTCTGGATGAGGTTGAAGAATGCTCTAGGCTAAGTGTAATTGAGTCTATTGTTGCTGAAAAATTCCATAAGGAAGCTTGTAAAGATGGAGTGGGGGTGAGGTCACTTGAAGAGATTGAAAGTTTAAGTGAAGAGGAAGAAAGCCAAGTTACATGGGTGGAGTCAAAGCAGCCCTTTGCTAAATTCAGGAGGCCTTTTGAGTCATTGAACTTGTCGGAAGGGAATTTTAAGCCCCCCAAGCCTTCTATTCAAGAGCCACCAAAATTAGAGTTGAAGCCTTTGCCTAGt